From Magnolia sinica isolate HGM2019 chromosome 13, MsV1, whole genome shotgun sequence, one genomic window encodes:
- the LOC131222950 gene encoding reticuline oxidase-like — protein MASNSKIMLLFLLASLLTCACSEQLFSCLSSGGVTNFSTYDAPSYLHLLDHSIQNPRYAAPSINKPYAVILPENTQQVATAIRCSRAGSWDIRLRSGGHSFEGMSSVSDTPFVIIDMMNLNHITLDLESETAWVEAGVTIGELYHAIGTSSSHYAFSAGICPTVGTGGHISGGGYGMLSRKFGLAADNVVDAILIDADGRIFDRETMGEDVFWAIRGGGGGNWGAVVSWKIRLLKSTGNRFCIPFLPNRVTNPVRGVMEQMAICSTRT, from the coding sequence atggctaGCAATAGCAAAATCATGTTGCTCTTCCTACTAGCCTCGCTACTAACTTGCGCCTGTAGTGAACAACTCTTTTCATGTCTATCATCTGGTGGTGTAACAAACTTCTCCACCTATGATGCCCCCAGCTACCTCCATCTCCTTGATCACTCCATCCAAAACCCTAGATATGCTGCACCCTCCATCAACAAGCCCTATGCAGTGATCTTGCCAGAAAACACGCAGCAAGTTGCAACAGCTATTCGATGTTCAAGGGCAGGGTCATGGGATATTAGGCTAAGGAGTGGAGGCCATAGCTTCGAAGGCATGTCATCCGTCTCTGATACACCATTCGTGATCATTGACATGATGAACCTAAACCATATCACGCTTGATTTGGAATCCGAGACCGCTTGGGTCGAAGCAGGCGTGACGATAGGTGAGCTATACCATGCAATCGGAACATCCAGCAGCCACTATGCTTTCTCAGCCGGTATTTGCCCCACTGTCGGGACTGGGGGCCACATCAGTGGGGGTGGATATGGCATGTTATCAAGAAAGTTTGGGCTTGCAGCAGATAATGTGGTGGATGCAATCCTCATCGATGCAGATGGCCGGATTTTCGACCGTGAAACGATGGGTGAAGACGTCTTCTGGGCCATCCGTGGTGGTGGTGGAGGAAACTGGGGTGCAGTTGTAAGTTGGAAAATCCGGTTACTCAAAAGTACCGGAAACCGTTTCTGTATTCCATTCCTCCCGAACCGGGTCACCAACCCAGTCCGCGGAGTTATGGAACAAATGGCAATATGTAGCACCAGAACTTGA
- the LOC131224126 gene encoding reticuline oxidase-like: MTFMGLYLGPKSSALESMDRSFPELGLTKEECNEMRWIETAVYLWGVDNIDYLKDRSTFVKTFSKSKADVVRDPISMDGIKGILEMYAKQPKGSFRLELFGGMMSRIRSDATPFPHRAGTVYSIEYFVDWEEVDDDKSGEYVDWLRGVYEYMTPFVSNSPRAVYVNNVDLDLGVIDWSNRSMSGVDAVEVARSWGEKYFMGNYDRLVRAKRMIDPSNVFSHKQSIPPASSEMML, translated from the coding sequence ATGACTTTCATGGGCCTGTATCTTGGGCCAAAATCATCTGCCCTTGAATCCATGGACCGGTCTTTTCCTGAACTGGGTCTAACAAAAGAAGAATGCAACGAAATGAGATGGATCGAAACGGCTGTTTATCTCTGGGGCGTGGACAATATAGACTATCTTAAGGACCGATCTACATTTGTGAAGACGTTTTCGAAATCAAAGGCCGATGTTGTGAGGGACCCAATTTCGATGGACGGGATTAAAGGTATACTGGAGATGTATGCAAAGCAGCCTAAGGGATCCTTCAGATTGGAACTTTTCGGTGGTATGATGAGTAGGATCAGGAGCGATGCTACGCCTTTCCCTCATCGAGCAGGCACTGTGTATTCGATCGAGTATTTTGTGGATTGGGAGGAAGTGGATGATGATAAGAGCGGTGAATATGTAGATTGGCTTCGTGGGGTATATGAGTACATGACGCCGTTTGTATCGAACAGTCCTAGAGCTGTGTATGTGAACAACGTTGATCTGGATCTTGGTGTGATTGACTGGTCGAATCGTAGCATGTCGGGTGTTGATGCTGTTGAGGTGGCTAGATCTTGGGGTGAGAAGTATTTCATGGGGAACTATGATAGGTTGGTTCGAGCCAAGAGGATGATCGATCCGAGCAATGTGTTTAGTCACAAGCAAAGCATCCCACCCGCTAGTTCGGAGATGATGTTGTAA